The Heliangelus exortis chromosome Z, bHelExo1.hap1, whole genome shotgun sequence genomic sequence CCCGGAAGTACTTCAGGAGGACACAGCGCTCCGGGGCGGTGCTATTTCCGGTGCCTTCTCTCCGCCTTCCTCCGCTACTCCGCCGCCACTCGCCGGGTCTCCTGACCGCCCCCGCCCTCCCTCGTCTCCTCTCCGCCCCCCTCCGCGCTCCGTGTCCCCCCCTTCGCTTCTCCCTTCGCCGGGCGATGCCGCTGCGGGCCTCTCGGGCCGCGGGGCCGGGGTCGCTGTGGCTGGTGTTGGCGCTGGCGGCCTGCGCGGCGGGCCTCGCGCGGGCCTCCGAGATCACCTTCGAGCTTCCGGACAACGCCAAGCAGTGCTTCTACGAGGAGATCGCCCAGGGCACCAAGTGCACCCTCGAGTTCCAGGTAGCCGGGAGGACGGGGGCGGCCTGGCGGGGAAGCGCCAGCGGGGACCTGGGCGTGGCGCGCCGAGCTGGGCCTCGGTccgacccggcccggccccgggcAGCGGTGTCCGAGGAGCCTGTGGTGCCCGCGGGTACTCCTGGAGACCGCCGCTCTGTGGATCTGGGAGCAGCAGGCGGAGGCGGTGCGAAGCTCCCCTCTTTTAGCTAAGGAAATGCCTGATGCGGCCTTGTGCTCCGCCGCGGCGGCGGCCAGGGAAGAGCTTGGTGCGGAGCAGCTTAGCGCGGAGCTAAGGCGCGTAAAGTCGGCCTTGAAAAGCGGAGGGGCATTTAACGCTGATGGCTGCCGCGCAGTGTCCCGTCTGAACGGGTGGGGAATTGCTTTAGGTACCACCCCCGCAAAAGCgcagaaaaagtaatttcttttgcagtttgTGCAGCGTCTGCATGATGGGCACATGGTACGAGTAAAGGAgttaatgctgctgctgccagagcatgAGCATAGCTCAAATGGGAGTCACACAGCAAGCTGTAAGAAAGCAGTGGAATAGGTAGGCACTGCTAGCAATAGGGCATATAGCAGGACAGGAGTTCTGTAATAAATTAAACAAGCAGGCAAGTAATACTGTGCTTAACATGAACACTAAGTGAGGTtgcacagtttttcttttatcagtTTCTAGCAGTTTGAACATGAAGCCATCATGCCTGAGCACACTGTGCAGCTTTGAGGATGCATTGAGCACACTGCCCTGACAGTTTGGGTGCTTTTGAGTGTATCAGCAGAGTTCCAACCTCTCAGTCACTTCAGCTGGAGAAGTTGCTAACAATACAGCAGCAATGtgagagagaaataaatccTTGATGATGGGGTCACAGCTAACTTCGGGGGCTTTTGAAGGGGCTGCGTACATctgcatttcagcttttcttggtACAGCTGTTGTCCCACTTTCTGTGTTAGGGGGATCATTGCTGTCCAATACCAGACCTTGCTACTCTCTCCTTATTCTTTTTCCTCACACAAATGTCTCTTGTCCCCATGTGTTAACTTTTTCTGAAAGTCTTTTACGTGCAATGCTTTTTGCCCAGCCCCAGTTAGAAGGGATCTCATGGGATGTTGCTGGAGAGAAGCCTTCTGTTGCCACTTTTGTTGGTGAGCAGGAGTGGCACAGTTTAAAGCATGGCTTGGAGCAGCCAGTGATAATCTGAAGTGCTGTGTGCATGGCCATTGGCAGCGTGTGTCAAGAACTGAGATGGTGCTGAACCAGGCCCTGTGAGAAGGAATCCTAGAGGATCTTTAAAGTTGTGGTAAAATTTTACTATGTAGATGTAAACTGGTCCTTTCAGGTTGTGTGGTACAACTGAATGTGACTTCTATGGAATTGGTAAAAAGCACCTTCCTGTCAAATTTGATTGTACTTCAAAAGCAAACCATTGAACCATTGTTTTACTAcagaaaatcttatttttgtttttcctttccaatcAGGTAAGCATTTCTCTATGAAAATCCCAAGCAAATGCAGACATGCAGGGGGGCACATCTAGAGATCCAGgcttccagaattttttttttttgctctttgtaGCCTGGCATcacattttgggaaaaaatgaagaaactggTTGACAACTGAATGTTTCTAAACTGTTCAGATTGTTAGTTCAGTTGCATCATCAGTGCTACCCTTTTAATAACCTGGAACCTAAATAAGCTGATGCAGGTTTAAATAGTAATATGTGAACTGAATTGCAGATGCTCAGATACTCAAGTATTTCAGTGATTTCTACACAGATCTAAAAGGGCCATTGCTTTAGGtgtaaatctcttttttttctttagcattcCTTATCTTTAAATCAAGACAGTGGGAGCAAGTGTAAAATTACCAGCTTAAGGGTGGTCAGAACACCCAAGCTGTGAACTCCTAAGCTACCATTGAGTCTTTCTCCAGAGGTGGGGTAGCTACTTCACAGAGTAATCTGCTGTAAACCAACAACAATCGAAGCCTGAAACAAAACCTCAGCACAGTCATGTGAAGTTTTAAGTGACTTATCCAGATGCAGCTGGTTTGGGGAAGAAATGCTGTGGTTAACTGTGCAGGAGGGAGGCAGCAaacccccctcctccccagaaCATTGCTTTGTTCACAAGCACAGCTGAAGGAGCCAGGCTGAAATACTTGTTCTACTGGTCCAACACCATTCCTACAGCTCTGCCTAGTGGGGTAGCAACATTCTTTCTGCCCTAACTGCAGAAAAAACTGTTACCAATCTCAGCTGCCTCAGTCAGTGCCGTGGAGGACTTGTGGATACAGAAAATGGTTGATTTTGTACAGTAATGTCCTTGATTCTCCATGTTTCATCTAATGTTGCTTTTGCTGTTGCACAGTTATTTTTGACACTGAACACAAACGGTTTGAAAATATGGCTGAATGGACATACACTGAGCCTAGAAGTATTCTTACTGTCTTccatcagaaaataatttcaaagactTGCTTTGAAAGATTTTCAGATTAatgaattgtattttaaaacatttgttaaaggaaaaaaatggccaCTTGACAAATCATACTTCTTAAGAGAACTGACATCCATTTCTTCTAGGAAGAcaatttttgggtttttgttgttttcaggtGATCACTGGAGGCCATTATGATGTTGACTGTCGACTGGAAGATCCCGATGGCATTGTGTTGTATAAGGAGATGAAGAAGCAGTATGATAGCTTCACATTTACTGCATCCAGAAATGGAACATACAAATTCTGCTTCAGCAACGAATTCTCTACTTTCACACACAAAACTGTGTACTTCGATTTCCAGGTTGGAGAAGATCCACCACTGTTTCCCAGTGAGAACAGAGTAACTGCACTTACCCAGGTAAAATGCTTCTGTGTTTGATAGCAGTTAACTAGAGGCAATGCTTTTCCAAGCTCAGCTGCATTAGGTATCTAAATAACTTCTAAAAATCAGTGGATtggagcttttaaaataatatgaattAAAATAAGATGCCTTTCTGAAGATAGAATGTATGCAGAGCAGAACTGAGAAGGAGTCACCCAGTGCTTATGGGAAAATGAGGGTAGTAATTTAAATCTTAAACTCTAGGCCACTATCTTAATTTTCTTGtgggttctttttgttttggttttgttgggtttggtcTAAAAGTGactttgttttgggtttttttgctaaggGAACTCCCTTTTAATGCCATGCTTCTATGCCTGTTGGAAGTGTGCATTTCACAAAATGCAGATACTGCTTGATCaaggttttttaaatttccaaacTTCAGAGAAactttgagaattttttttatatttgaattttttgtctttttttttttttttgggcaaGGGCTTAAGTTGACCTCTCACATAGCTGCCATTTTTATAAGGAAGTACAAAATTCTAGCAAAATTAACAAAATCAGCCATAATTAGCTGGCTTCTAGACACTGTGAAGCGTCAGTGCATTACTGTTATATTctcaggattttttatttttgtaccACCTCTACCCAACCTAAATGCATCAGAACTTCCCTTGGAACACTTGCTTCATGAATTCCCACCAATGTTCTTGCATTATAACTACAGCAAACGTGGCTCTAGCCAGTCATTAAAGAATGATGGGTGTGATCACTGTTTTGCTAGGCTGGACTCAGCAGCATAAACACCACTCCCCATGTGCCAGTCTCACTTCAGTTTACCTCCCTTAACTCTGCAGTGGCTGAGACCTGTAATGAGTAGATTGCTTTATATGAATTTGACTACAGCTCTTACCTCTTTCTCCCTGCCACTcatttgctctgcttttgtttgtATTCTGATTTTTGATCCTGTatctttccatctcttttttccagctttaGTCTCCTTGCTTGtaatgttcaaggccaggtcggatggggctttgagcaacctggtctagtgagaggtgtccctgcccatagcaggggattggaactggatgatctttaaagtcccttctaGCCtgaactgttctgtgattctgctcaGTCTGTGTGTTCTGGTatatctgttttttctcttgctatCTTGGCATCAGGACAGGGATTTTGACAATTGAGAATGTGTGGTTCCTGATTGTAGCATCTCTACAACCCCTTCTAGCCTGTGGGGCAAGATACATAAGATATTTTATTACTGGATTGTAGCATACATGATGCAAATAAGGGAAAGTTAATTTTCAGAGCACAACACATCTTTGCTAAGAAGGTTCTTGTTGCAGTTTTCTTGAGGCTTATAGCATGACCAAACCTTGGCAGCCTTTcacagggacaggaaaaggcaaaaatctaAAAGCAGAGTGACTTTGTTGCACTATTCAGGAGTTTAAATCCCTTGTGCAGTGGGAGCAACAGCAGAACTTAGTTTGGAAAACCTCTTCCTGAGTTTAATCAAGAATCACGGAATTGTCTtgggtggaaaagacctccaagatgGCAGAGTCCAACCTTGTTCTGTTATTGGCTTGATAATCATCAACTTGAAAAGGTGGTTAGACAGAGATATTAGTAATTTAGAGTGGCCCTATCTCACCTTTTTTAATAGGTTGTGCTGTTTGATCTTAAGGAAATCGTAATTTTAAGACATAAAACAGGAAAACTCTGACTAGAACTTAAATGTTTTGAAGACCTATTGGCTAATCTTTTGGTGATGAAAACAGAGTGAGGGTACTGACTTACTTGCAGAAGATAaactgaaaggggaaaaagttTATGTGAAAAATTAGGGCTTGGTTAATGAgcagtactttttaaaatgaaaaattgcaaTCAGGTCAGACAGTTTAAGTATTTGTTATATGTTTTGGAGTATTCTGCAACACTGGAAAGCAACAGAAGGCATTGCCCTTTCCCTAATCACTTCCGTGCATGACTAAGAAGGGTCTCTTACCAAAAAACATGTTGACTTCaataatgcagatttttaagaTGTTATACATCTTGAATGAGAATTAGGCAAGGAAGAATGTCATACTAATTAAACAGAAGCACTTAATGTGTGTACTGTGTGCATCTTAATGCTGTGTGCAGCTGCTTGTTTACCTGCTACATGTGGCATTTTCAGCCAGTGTTTCTAATGTTTTTTTTGAGCTGGAATATAAGTTAA encodes the following:
- the TMED7 gene encoding transmembrane emp24 domain-containing protein 7 → MPLRASRAAGPGSLWLVLALAACAAGLARASEITFELPDNAKQCFYEEIAQGTKCTLEFQVITGGHYDVDCRLEDPDGIVLYKEMKKQYDSFTFTASRNGTYKFCFSNEFSTFTHKTVYFDFQVGEDPPLFPSENRVTALTQMESACVSIHEALKSVIDYQTHFRLREAQGRSRAEDLNTRVAYWSIGEAVILLVVSIGQVFLLKSFFSDKRTTTTRVGS